A window from Pangasianodon hypophthalmus isolate fPanHyp1 chromosome 4, fPanHyp1.pri, whole genome shotgun sequence encodes these proteins:
- the bfsp2 gene encoding phakinin isoform X1: protein MPLPRRRSSILGQAGAERPGSVSRVSTGSTTSPQGTFVGSASSDSTSCLGARVSRRALGISSVFLQGLRSTSAPVLPKHAERGHLLRADGLNSCLLEYRDKVHTLEQLNQQLEEQIHHCLDRKASSAKMWSTLRQEWEDIYRQVSEAILDNARLVLQTENVQANAEDHKERFEHEQPFRKAMEEEISALYKVIDNANFTRMDLENQIESMNAELLDLAKTHEEDVKQVYNQLASHEVDELEPPTETSLEQILTFIHSHWEKVIEKTRAETDAYLECKKVDSVDKKLSQEEKVLENLKTECNDANAKIQSLHAETESMRALKRGLENSLNDAKHWHDIELQNLGSVIGKLEAELSDVRGDIEQQQRDYETLLNNKKRLEMEIGSYHGILEGEENRFHSSLSMCGSAEAEDKTQPFPEQQSSTDADGTADGTGS from the exons ATGCCTCTGCCAAGACGCCGATCATCCATCCTGGGCCAGGCTGGTGCAGAAAGGCCAGGAAGTGTGAGCCGAGTGAGCACAGGCAGTACCACATCTCCTCAGGGAACGTTCGTGGGCTCGGCATCTTCCGACAGCACCAGCTGCCTGGGTGCCCGTGTGTCCCGCAGGGCACTGGGCATCAGCAGTGTCTTCCTGCAAGGTCTGCGCAGCACCAGTGCCCCGGTGCTGCCCAAGCATGCAGAAAGGGGTCACCTGTTGCGCGCCGACGGCCTTAACAGCTGTCTGCTAGAGTACCGTGACAAGGTACATACCCTTGAGCAACTCAATCAGCAGCTAGAAGAGCAGATCCATCACTGCCTGGATCGCAAGGCCTCCAGCGCCAAGATGTGGAGCACACTCAGGCAGGAATGGGAGGACATCTACAGACAG GTGAGCGAGGCCATCCTGGACAATGCTCGACTTGTGCTTCAGACAGAGAACGTCCAGGCCAATGCTGAAGATCATAAAGAGAG GTTTGAACATGAGCAGCCTTTCCGTAAAGCCATGGAGGAGGAGATCAGCGCCCTCTATAAGGTGATTGATAATGCCAACTTTACCAGAATGGATCTGGAGAACCAGATTGAGAGCATGAATGCTGAGCTTCTAGACCTGGCCAAAACTCATGAAGAG GATGTGAAACAGGTCTATAACCAGTTGGCTAGCCATGAGGTTGATGAACTTGAGCCACCTACTGAGACCAGTCTAGAACAGATACTGACTTTTATCCACTCCCACTGGGAAAAGGTCATTGAGAAGACCCGGGCAGAGACTGATGCATACCTAGAGTGCAAG aagGTGGACAGTGTAGACAAAAAGCTGAGTCAGGAGGAAAAAGTGCTGGAGAATCTGAAGACAGAATGTAATGATGCAAATGCAAAGATCCAGAGCCTGCATGCTGAAACAGAGTCCATGAGAGCACTG AAACGAGGCCTGGAAAACTCCCTGAATGATGCAAAGCACTGGCATGACATTGAGCTTCAGAACTTGGGCTCGGTCATTGGGAAGCTGGAGGCCGAGCTCTCTGATGTGCGTGGAGACATCGAGCAGCAACAGCGCGACTATGAGACACTGCTCAACAACAAGAAGAGGCTAGAAATGGAGATTGGATCATACCATGGGATCCTGGAGGGAGAGGAGAACAGATTCCACTCATCATT GTCCATGTGTGGTAGTGCAGAAGCTGAAGACAAAACCCAACCTTTTCCTGAACAGCAGAGCTCTACAGATGCTGATGGTACTGCAGATGGTACTGGGTCTTAA
- the klhl18 gene encoding kelch-like protein 18, protein MTMGDMISEELEDLMHFSVHDLPARGYSVMEEIRRQGKLCDVTLKVGEHKFSAHRIVLAASIPYFHAMFTNDMVECKQDEIVMQGMDPSALEALINFAYNGHIAIDQQNVQALLIGASFLQLQNVKDACCSFLQERLHPKNCLGVRQFAETMMCTTLYDSANSFVHQHFVEVSMSEEFLSLRPDEVLELVGCDELNVKAEEQVFEAVLAWVRHQREDRESCLPELLSKTRLPLCRPQFLADRVQQDELVRCCHKCRDLVDEAKDYHLMPERRPHLPAYKTRQRCCTSIAGLIYAVGGLNSAGDSLNVVEVFDPIGNCWERCQQMSTARSRVGVAVVNGLLYAIGGYDGQSRLSTVEVYNPETDTWSKVASMNSQRSAMGTVVVDGHIYVCGGYDGKSSLNSVECYSPETDRWTIVTEMSASRSAAGVTVFEGRIYVSGGHDGLQIFNTVEYYNQHTAQWHPLSPMLNKRCRHGAAALGSQLYVVGGYDGSGFLSSAEVYSSAAEQWSHLVAMNTRRSRVSLVANCGHLYAVGGYDGQSNLSSVEMYDPETNRWTFMAPMVCHEGGVGVGCIPLQPA, encoded by the exons ATGACGATGGGTGACATGATATCCGAGGAACTGGAAGATTTGATGCATTTCTCCGTCCACGATTTACCAGCTCGTGGTTATTCGGTTATGGAGGAGATCCGACGACAGGGGAAACTCTGCGATGTTACTCTTAAG gtggGAGAGCATAAGTTTAGTGCCCACAGGATCGTTCTGGCTGCGTCCATTCCCTACTTCCACGCCATGTTCACCAATGACATGGTCGAGTGCAAACAGGATGAGATCGTCATGCAAGGCATGGATCCCAG TGCTCTTGAAGCGCTGATCAATTTTGCATATAACGGACACATAGCCATAGATCAGCAGAACGTTCAAGCGCTCCTGATCGGCGCCAGTTTCCTGCAGCTGCAGAATGTTAAAGACGCCTGCTGCTCTTTCCTTCAGGAGAG GTTGCATCCAAAAAACTGCCTGGGTGTGCGCCAGTTCGCCGAGACCATGATGTGCACGACGCTGTATGATTCCGCCAACAGCTTCGTGCATCAGCACTTTGTGGAGGTTTCCATGTCTGAGGAGTTTCTGAGCCTGCGGCCTGACGAGGTGCTCGAGCTGGTGGGCTGTGATGAGCTCAACGTCAAGGCTGAGGAGCAG GTGTTCGAGGCCGTCCTTGCGTGGGTGAGGCATCAGAGGGAAGACCGCGAGTCCTGCCTGCCTGAGCTGCTTTCCAAGACCCGACTGCCCCTGTGCCGACCCCAGTTCCTGGCTGATCGAGTCCAACAGGACGAGCTGGTGCGCTGCTGCCACAAATGCAG GGATCTGGTAGATGAGGCAAAGGATTATCATCTAATGCCAGAGCGGCGGCCGCACCTTCCTGCCTATAAGACACGGCAAAGATGCTGCACGTCCATCGCCGGGTTAATCTACGCAGTCGGGGGTCTCAACAGTGCAG GTGACTCATTAAACGTCGTGGAAGTATTTGATCCAATTGGTAATTGTTGGGAACGCTGTCAGCAAATGAGCACGGCCCGGAGTCgagtgggcgtggctgtggTCAACGGGCTACTGTATGCTATCGGGGGCTACGACGGCCAGTCTCGGCTCAGCACAGTCGAAGTCTACAACCCAGAAACAGACACGTGGAGTAAAGTCGCCAGCATGAACAGTCAACGCAG TGCAATGGGAACAGTGGTAGTCGATGGACACATATACGTCTGTGGTGGCTATGATGGCAAGTCCTCACTCAATTCAGTAGAGTGCTATTCTCCAGAAACTGACAG ATGGACAATAGTAACAGAGATGAGCGCGAGTCGCAGTGCTGCAGGCGTGACGGTATTTGAAGGGAGAATTTATGTTTCAGGTGGCCACGATGGTCTGCAGATTTTCAACACG GTGGAGTATTACAACCAGCACACGGCACAGTGGCACCCCCTGTCCCCCATGCTGAACAAGAGGTGCAGGCACGGCGCAGCGGCTTTGGGCAGTCAGCTCTACGTAGTGGGCGGCTACGACGGCTCTGGTTTCCTGAGCAGTGCCGAGGTGTACAGCTCTGCAGCCGAGCAGTGGAGCCATCTGGTGGCCATGAACACACGGCGCAGTCGAGTCTCACTGGTAGCTAACTGCGGTCATCTGTACGCCGTCGGAGGCTACGACGGCCAGTCCAACCTCAGCTCGGTGGAGATGTACGACCCAGAGACCAACCGCTGGACGTTTATGGCGCCCATGGTGTGCCACGAAGGCGGCGTCGGGGTTGGCTGTATACCCCTGCAACCAGCTTAG
- the zgc:136930 gene encoding thread biopolymer filament subunit gamma isoform X1, which produces MAMSYSLSSSRLSGLSAAGGGGARLGYGGAGAGLGLGLGLGSGAAAGAGFGLGSGLGLGSGLGLGSGLGLGSGLGLGSGLGAGLGLGAGGAGLALGGGGGAGALVASPAFAMGRTIAAGGLTAGAALAGGPALGPTVAPILSRAAEKITLSTLNDRFSVYMAKVRALQQENATLEAKLSQLTGGTDMSPESSSTTTVEYETQLNEYRTTLQNLTLDTIKLEIELDNVRGTAHELKAKLDFEQGVRFQLESDIAAMKKDIELASDLRIDLDAKFSSLKNELDFVTKTQEEELSSLQSKLGTTTMDTSVSMIEVDTGKSFDISSALNKMRMEYEKSVQQHREEAEAYYKLKMDEIQTANVKSTEAVSSTKAEIAGARKELQTLGLELQGLVTQNMALEQSLAEANAQSSVGVAEYQAQIASLTSAIEAAKADLHKQILAYQELLDIKLALDVEIATYRKLLEGDDFKLPEFTESSYTFSGSAPPKTSTPQDSPHVSMEIHTRYIPKAGGGGIQVKEIITSHTETSIISDADTESS; this is translated from the exons ATGGCTATGTCTTACTCATTGTCCTCTTCCAGGCTGTCTGGTCTCTCAGCAGCTGGTGGTGGTGGAGCCAGATTAGGGTatggtggtgctggagcaggTCTGGGGCTTGGTCTGGGTCTGGGCAgtggtgctgctgctggagcTGGGTTTGGTCTGGGCTCTGGACTTGGTCTGGGCTCTGGACTAGGTCTGGGCTCTGGACTAGGTTTGGGCTCTGGACTTGGTCTGGGCTCTGGACTTGGAGCAGGACTGGGCTTGGGTGCGGGTGGAGCAGGGTTGGCGCTGGGTGGTGGCGGAGGTGCTGGAGCACTAGTTGCAAGCCCGGCATTTGCCATGGGTCGCACCATCGCAGCTGGCGGGCTGACTGCAGGTGCTGCTCTGGCTGGTGGTCCTGCTCTGGGCCCAACCGTGGCTCCCATCCTATCTCGTGCAGCTGAGAAAATCACGCTGTCCACCCTGAATGACCGCTTCTCTGTGTACATGGCCAAAGTGCGTGCACTGCAGCAGGAGAATGCTACACTGGAGGCTAAGCTGTCCCAACTGACCGGTGGCACTGACATGTCCCCAGAATCGTCAAGCACTACTACGGTGGAATACGAGACCCAGCTGAACGAGTATCGCACCACTCTGCAGAACCTCACGCTTGACACCATCAAACTGGAGATAGAGCTTGACAATGTGCGTGGCACCGCCCATGAGCTTAAGGCCAA gcttGACTTTGAGCAAGGGGTAAGGTTCCAGCTTGAGTCTGACATTGCTGCCATGAAAAAg GACATTGAACTTGCATCTGACCTAAGAATTGATTTGGATGCAAAGTTCTCCAGCCTTAAGAATGAACTGGACTTTGTCACCAAAACACAGGAAGAG GAGCTCTCATCTCTGCAGTCCAAACTGGGCACAACGACCATGGATACCTCTGTCTCCATGATTGAAGTGGACACTGGCAAGTCCTTTGACATCTCCTCAGCACTCAACAAGATGCGAATGGAGTATGAGAAATCTGTCCAGCAGCACAGAGAGGAAGCCGAAGCTTACTACAAACTCAAG ATGGATGAAATACAGACGGCTAATGTTAAGAGCACAGAGGCTGTGTCATCCACCAAAGCCGAGATTGCAGGAGCCAGGAAGGAGCTACAGACGCTCGGGTTAGAGTTACAGGGCCTTGTCACACAA AACATGGCCCTGGAGCAGAGCCTGGCAGAGGCTAATGCCCAGTCCAGCGTGGGCGTGGCTGAGTACCAGGCCCAGATCGCCAGTCTCACGTCTGCCATCGAGGCAGCTAAAGCTGACCTTCACAAACAGATTCTGGCCTACCAAGAGCTGCTAGACATCAAACTCGCTCTAGATGTCGAAATCGCCACCTACAGGAAACTCCTGGAGGGAGATGACTTCAA aCTGCCAGAATTTACAGAGTCGTCCTACACTTTCTCAG GGAGTGCCCCGCCCAAAACCAGCACGCCCCAGGACTCACCCCATGTCTCCATGGAAATACACACTAGATACATCCCCAAAG
- the zgc:136930 gene encoding thread biopolymer filament subunit gamma isoform X2: MAMSYSLSSSRLSGLSAAGGGGARLGYGGAGAGLGLGLGLGSGAAAGAGFGLGSGLGLGSGLGLGSGLGLGSGLGLGSGLGAGLGLGAGGAGLALGGGGGAGALVASPAFAMGRTIAAGGLTAGAALAGGPALGPTVAPILSRAAEKITLSTLNDRFSVYMAKVRALQQENATLEAKLSQLTGGTDMSPESSSTTTVEYETQLNEYRTTLQNLTLDTIKLEIELDNVRGTAHELKAKLDFEQGVRFQLESDIAAMKKDIELASDLRIDLDAKFSSLKNELDFVTKTQEEELSSLQSKLGTTTMDTSVSMIEVDTGKSFDISSALNKMRMEYEKSVQQHREEAEAYYKLKMDEIQTANVKSTEAVSSTKAEIAGARKELQTLGLELQGLVTQNMALEQSLAEANAQSSVGVAEYQAQIASLTSAIEAAKADLHKQILAYQELLDIKLALDVEIATYRKLLEGDDFKLPEFTESSYTFSGSAPPKTSTPQDSPHVSMEIHTRYIPKGKSSSTTCL; encoded by the exons ATGGCTATGTCTTACTCATTGTCCTCTTCCAGGCTGTCTGGTCTCTCAGCAGCTGGTGGTGGTGGAGCCAGATTAGGGTatggtggtgctggagcaggTCTGGGGCTTGGTCTGGGTCTGGGCAgtggtgctgctgctggagcTGGGTTTGGTCTGGGCTCTGGACTTGGTCTGGGCTCTGGACTAGGTCTGGGCTCTGGACTAGGTTTGGGCTCTGGACTTGGTCTGGGCTCTGGACTTGGAGCAGGACTGGGCTTGGGTGCGGGTGGAGCAGGGTTGGCGCTGGGTGGTGGCGGAGGTGCTGGAGCACTAGTTGCAAGCCCGGCATTTGCCATGGGTCGCACCATCGCAGCTGGCGGGCTGACTGCAGGTGCTGCTCTGGCTGGTGGTCCTGCTCTGGGCCCAACCGTGGCTCCCATCCTATCTCGTGCAGCTGAGAAAATCACGCTGTCCACCCTGAATGACCGCTTCTCTGTGTACATGGCCAAAGTGCGTGCACTGCAGCAGGAGAATGCTACACTGGAGGCTAAGCTGTCCCAACTGACCGGTGGCACTGACATGTCCCCAGAATCGTCAAGCACTACTACGGTGGAATACGAGACCCAGCTGAACGAGTATCGCACCACTCTGCAGAACCTCACGCTTGACACCATCAAACTGGAGATAGAGCTTGACAATGTGCGTGGCACCGCCCATGAGCTTAAGGCCAA gcttGACTTTGAGCAAGGGGTAAGGTTCCAGCTTGAGTCTGACATTGCTGCCATGAAAAAg GACATTGAACTTGCATCTGACCTAAGAATTGATTTGGATGCAAAGTTCTCCAGCCTTAAGAATGAACTGGACTTTGTCACCAAAACACAGGAAGAG GAGCTCTCATCTCTGCAGTCCAAACTGGGCACAACGACCATGGATACCTCTGTCTCCATGATTGAAGTGGACACTGGCAAGTCCTTTGACATCTCCTCAGCACTCAACAAGATGCGAATGGAGTATGAGAAATCTGTCCAGCAGCACAGAGAGGAAGCCGAAGCTTACTACAAACTCAAG ATGGATGAAATACAGACGGCTAATGTTAAGAGCACAGAGGCTGTGTCATCCACCAAAGCCGAGATTGCAGGAGCCAGGAAGGAGCTACAGACGCTCGGGTTAGAGTTACAGGGCCTTGTCACACAA AACATGGCCCTGGAGCAGAGCCTGGCAGAGGCTAATGCCCAGTCCAGCGTGGGCGTGGCTGAGTACCAGGCCCAGATCGCCAGTCTCACGTCTGCCATCGAGGCAGCTAAAGCTGACCTTCACAAACAGATTCTGGCCTACCAAGAGCTGCTAGACATCAAACTCGCTCTAGATGTCGAAATCGCCACCTACAGGAAACTCCTGGAGGGAGATGACTTCAA aCTGCCAGAATTTACAGAGTCGTCCTACACTTTCTCAG GGAGTGCCCCGCCCAAAACCAGCACGCCCCAGGACTCACCCCATGTCTCCATGGAAATACACACTAGATACATCCCCAAAGGCAAGTCCTCTTCAACCACATGCCTATAG
- the bfsp2 gene encoding phakinin isoform X2, which yields MPLPRRRSSILGQAGAERPGSVSRVSTGSTTSPQGTFVGSASSDSTSCLGARVSRRALGISSVFLQGLRSTSAPVLPKHAERGHLLRADGLNSCLLEYRDKVHTLEQLNQQLEEQIHHCLDRKASSAKMWSTLRQEWEDIYRQVSEAILDNARLVLQTENVQANAEDHKERFEHEQPFRKAMEEEISALYKDVKQVYNQLASHEVDELEPPTETSLEQILTFIHSHWEKVIEKTRAETDAYLECKKVDSVDKKLSQEEKVLENLKTECNDANAKIQSLHAETESMRALKRGLENSLNDAKHWHDIELQNLGSVIGKLEAELSDVRGDIEQQQRDYETLLNNKKRLEMEIGSYHGILEGEENRFHSSLSMCGSAEAEDKTQPFPEQQSSTDADGTADGTGS from the exons ATGCCTCTGCCAAGACGCCGATCATCCATCCTGGGCCAGGCTGGTGCAGAAAGGCCAGGAAGTGTGAGCCGAGTGAGCACAGGCAGTACCACATCTCCTCAGGGAACGTTCGTGGGCTCGGCATCTTCCGACAGCACCAGCTGCCTGGGTGCCCGTGTGTCCCGCAGGGCACTGGGCATCAGCAGTGTCTTCCTGCAAGGTCTGCGCAGCACCAGTGCCCCGGTGCTGCCCAAGCATGCAGAAAGGGGTCACCTGTTGCGCGCCGACGGCCTTAACAGCTGTCTGCTAGAGTACCGTGACAAGGTACATACCCTTGAGCAACTCAATCAGCAGCTAGAAGAGCAGATCCATCACTGCCTGGATCGCAAGGCCTCCAGCGCCAAGATGTGGAGCACACTCAGGCAGGAATGGGAGGACATCTACAGACAG GTGAGCGAGGCCATCCTGGACAATGCTCGACTTGTGCTTCAGACAGAGAACGTCCAGGCCAATGCTGAAGATCATAAAGAGAG GTTTGAACATGAGCAGCCTTTCCGTAAAGCCATGGAGGAGGAGATCAGCGCCCTCTATAAG GATGTGAAACAGGTCTATAACCAGTTGGCTAGCCATGAGGTTGATGAACTTGAGCCACCTACTGAGACCAGTCTAGAACAGATACTGACTTTTATCCACTCCCACTGGGAAAAGGTCATTGAGAAGACCCGGGCAGAGACTGATGCATACCTAGAGTGCAAG aagGTGGACAGTGTAGACAAAAAGCTGAGTCAGGAGGAAAAAGTGCTGGAGAATCTGAAGACAGAATGTAATGATGCAAATGCAAAGATCCAGAGCCTGCATGCTGAAACAGAGTCCATGAGAGCACTG AAACGAGGCCTGGAAAACTCCCTGAATGATGCAAAGCACTGGCATGACATTGAGCTTCAGAACTTGGGCTCGGTCATTGGGAAGCTGGAGGCCGAGCTCTCTGATGTGCGTGGAGACATCGAGCAGCAACAGCGCGACTATGAGACACTGCTCAACAACAAGAAGAGGCTAGAAATGGAGATTGGATCATACCATGGGATCCTGGAGGGAGAGGAGAACAGATTCCACTCATCATT GTCCATGTGTGGTAGTGCAGAAGCTGAAGACAAAACCCAACCTTTTCCTGAACAGCAGAGCTCTACAGATGCTGATGGTACTGCAGATGGTACTGGGTCTTAA
- the zgc:136930 gene encoding thread biopolymer filament subunit gamma isoform X3, with protein MAMSYSLSSSRLSGLSAAGGGGARLGYGGAGAGLGLGLGLGSGAAAGAGFGLGSGLGLGSGLGLGSGLGLGSGLGLGSGLGAGLGLGAGGAGLALGGGGGAGALVASPAFAMGRTIAAGGLTAGAALAGGPALGPTVAPILSRAAEKITLSTLNDRFSVYMAKVRALQQENATLEAKLSQLTGGTDMSPESSSTTTVEYETQLNEYRTTLQNLTLDTIKLEIELDNVRGTAHELKAKLDFEQGVRFQLESDIAAMKKDIELASDLRIDLDAKFSSLKNELDFVTKTQEEELSSLQSKLGTTTMDTSVSMIEVDTGKSFDISSALNKMRMEYEKSVQQHREEAEAYYKLKMDEIQTANVKSTEAVSSTKAEIAGARKELQTLGLELQGLVTQNMALEQSLAEANAQSSVGVAEYQAQIASLTSAIEAAKADLHKQILAYQELLDIKLALDVEIATYRKLLEGDDFKLPEFTESSYTFSAGGGGIQVKEIITSHTETSIISDADTESS; from the exons ATGGCTATGTCTTACTCATTGTCCTCTTCCAGGCTGTCTGGTCTCTCAGCAGCTGGTGGTGGTGGAGCCAGATTAGGGTatggtggtgctggagcaggTCTGGGGCTTGGTCTGGGTCTGGGCAgtggtgctgctgctggagcTGGGTTTGGTCTGGGCTCTGGACTTGGTCTGGGCTCTGGACTAGGTCTGGGCTCTGGACTAGGTTTGGGCTCTGGACTTGGTCTGGGCTCTGGACTTGGAGCAGGACTGGGCTTGGGTGCGGGTGGAGCAGGGTTGGCGCTGGGTGGTGGCGGAGGTGCTGGAGCACTAGTTGCAAGCCCGGCATTTGCCATGGGTCGCACCATCGCAGCTGGCGGGCTGACTGCAGGTGCTGCTCTGGCTGGTGGTCCTGCTCTGGGCCCAACCGTGGCTCCCATCCTATCTCGTGCAGCTGAGAAAATCACGCTGTCCACCCTGAATGACCGCTTCTCTGTGTACATGGCCAAAGTGCGTGCACTGCAGCAGGAGAATGCTACACTGGAGGCTAAGCTGTCCCAACTGACCGGTGGCACTGACATGTCCCCAGAATCGTCAAGCACTACTACGGTGGAATACGAGACCCAGCTGAACGAGTATCGCACCACTCTGCAGAACCTCACGCTTGACACCATCAAACTGGAGATAGAGCTTGACAATGTGCGTGGCACCGCCCATGAGCTTAAGGCCAA gcttGACTTTGAGCAAGGGGTAAGGTTCCAGCTTGAGTCTGACATTGCTGCCATGAAAAAg GACATTGAACTTGCATCTGACCTAAGAATTGATTTGGATGCAAAGTTCTCCAGCCTTAAGAATGAACTGGACTTTGTCACCAAAACACAGGAAGAG GAGCTCTCATCTCTGCAGTCCAAACTGGGCACAACGACCATGGATACCTCTGTCTCCATGATTGAAGTGGACACTGGCAAGTCCTTTGACATCTCCTCAGCACTCAACAAGATGCGAATGGAGTATGAGAAATCTGTCCAGCAGCACAGAGAGGAAGCCGAAGCTTACTACAAACTCAAG ATGGATGAAATACAGACGGCTAATGTTAAGAGCACAGAGGCTGTGTCATCCACCAAAGCCGAGATTGCAGGAGCCAGGAAGGAGCTACAGACGCTCGGGTTAGAGTTACAGGGCCTTGTCACACAA AACATGGCCCTGGAGCAGAGCCTGGCAGAGGCTAATGCCCAGTCCAGCGTGGGCGTGGCTGAGTACCAGGCCCAGATCGCCAGTCTCACGTCTGCCATCGAGGCAGCTAAAGCTGACCTTCACAAACAGATTCTGGCCTACCAAGAGCTGCTAGACATCAAACTCGCTCTAGATGTCGAAATCGCCACCTACAGGAAACTCCTGGAGGGAGATGACTTCAA aCTGCCAGAATTTACAGAGTCGTCCTACACTTTCTCAG